From Rattus rattus isolate New Zealand chromosome 17, Rrattus_CSIRO_v1, whole genome shotgun sequence, the proteins below share one genomic window:
- the Zfp90 gene encoding zinc finger protein 90 homolog — MWEPVHFTFLSDWKTRPDIKSWSSQQGISEVSHSANVWSHATFGDIWGVNTQRHQESWRRRLGPEASSQKKITALEKIAEQNKFGEDSGLSTDLVPQLDISSSIRPSECKTFGNNLEHNSELITQSGIPAKKKPYKCDKCRKSFIHRSSLNKHEKIHKDDAYSNGTDQGVPSGRKHHECTDCGKTFLWRTQLTEHQRIHTGEKPFECNVCGKAFRHSSSLGQHENAHTGEKPYQCSLCGKAFQRSSSLVQHQRIHTGEKPYRCNLCGRSFRHSTSLTQHEVTHSGEKPFQCKECGKAFSRCSSLVQHERTHTGEKPFECSICGRAFGQSPSLYKHMRIHKRSKPYQSNNFSITFEPNIPLTQGESALTDVKSYHCIDCGKDFSHITDFTEHQRIHAGENSYDSEQALRQQSLSHPREKPYQCNVCGKAFKRSTSFIEHHRIHTGEKPYECNECGEAFSRLSSLTQHERTHTGEKPYECIDCGKAFSQSSSLIQHERTHTGEKPYECSECGRAFRKKTNLHDHQRIHTGEKPYACKECGKNFSRSSALTKHHRIHSRNKL, encoded by the coding sequence ATGTGGGAACCTGTGCActttacatttctttcagacTGGAAGACCAGGCCTGACATCAAATCGTGGAGTTCCCAGCAGGGCATATCTGAAGTATCCCACAGTGCAAATGTTTGGTCGCACGCGACATTCGGAGATATCTGGGGTGTCAATACCCAGAGGCACCAGGAGAGTTGGAGAAGACGTCTTGGGCCAGAGGCATCTTCCCAGAAGAAAATAACCGCTCTGGAGAAAATAGCTGAGCAAAATAAGTTTGGTGAGGACTCAGGTTTGAGCACAGACTTGGTTCCACAATTGGACATTTCTTCAAGCATAAGGCCCAGCGAATGTAAGACATTTGGAAATAATTTGGAACACAATTCAGAATTAATTACTCAGAGTGGTATCCCTGCTAAAAAGAAGCCTTACAAGTGTGATAAATGTAGGAAGTCATTTATTCATAGATCATCACTCAATAAACATGAGAAAATTCATAAAGACGATGCTTATTCCAATGGTACGGATCAAGGAGTTCCTTCTGGAAGGAAACATCACGAGTGCACTGACTGTGGGAAAACTTTCCTGTGGAGAACACAGCTTACTGAGCATCAGAGAATTCACACTGGGGAGAAACCCTTCGAGTGTAATGTGTGTGGAAAGGCCTTCAGGCACAGCTCATCCCTTGGTCAGCATGAAAATGCACATACAGGGGAGAAACCTTATCAGTGTAGTCTCTGTGGAAAAGCCTTCCAGCGCAGTTCATCTCTTGTTCAGCACCAGAGAATCCACACTGGAGAAAAACCCTATCGGTGTAACCTCTGTGGGAGGTCATTCAGGCACAGTACATCCCTTACTCAACATGAGGTCACACATAGCGGAGAGAAACCCTTCCAATGTAAggaatgtgggaaagcctttagTAGATGTTCTTCCCTTGTTCAACATGAGAGGActcatacaggagagaagcctttTGAATGTAGCATATGTGGAAGGGCGTTTGGTCAGAGCCCATCCCTTTATAAGCATATGAGGATTCATAAGAGAAGCAAACCTTACCAAAGTAACAACTTCAGCATAACTTTTGAGCCTAACATTCCTCTCACTCAAGGTGAAAGTGCGCTCACTGACGTAAAGTCATACCATTGTATTGACTGTGGGAAAGACTTCAGTCACATCACAGACTTCACTGAGCATCAGAGGATCCATGCTGGAGAGAATTCCTATGACTCTGAACAGGCCCTTCGTCAGCAGTCCCTGTCTCATCCCCGAGAGAAACCCTATCAATGCAACGTATGCGGGAAAGCTTTTAAAAGGAGTACGAGTTTTATAGAGCATCatagaattcatactggagaaaaaccctatgaatgtaatgaGTGTGGAGAAGCCTTCAGTCGACTCTCGTCACTGACGCAACATGAGAGAacccacactggagagaaaccatacGAATGTATTGACTGCGGGAAAGCCTTCAGTCAAAGTTCATCCCTTATTCAGCATGAAAgaactcatactggagagaaaccctatgaatgtagtGAATGTGGCCGTGCCTTTAGAAAGAAAACCAATCTGCATgatcatcagagaattcatactggagaaaagCCCTATGCTTGTAAGGAATGTGGGAAAAACTTCAGCAGGAGCTCAGCCCTTACTAAACACCACAGAATTCATTCACGAAATAAACTGTAG